Below is a genomic region from Desulfobacter sp..
GGCCTGGGAGGCATTGACCAAAAGGTTGAGCACCACCTGTTCCAGCTGGGAATGGTCACCGTCCACTGAAAAAAGAGTGTCTGCCAGATCAGCCTGAATTTGAATATCCTTTTGGCCGGGCTGAAAAACATTCAAGGCAATGGAAACCACCTGATTGATGTCCAGCATGGTAATCTGGTATTTCCCTCCCCGGGCAAACCCCAGAAGGCGGCTGGTCAGATCCGCCCCTGTTTTCACCAGCTTGCCCATCTGCCTTAAATGCCCGCCCACCTTTTCGGGCCGGTTCAGATTAACCCGCATCAGGGAAATATGGCCCTGGATCCCCATGAGCAGATTGTTGAAATCATGGGAAACGCCCCCTGCAAGCACGCCAATGGCTTCCATTTTTTCCGCCTGCCGGGACTGAATCTGGACAGCGTTGAACTCGGTGATATCCGAGGCCGTGACCAAGGTCCCTTTGTCTGGATTGTCCGGATCCATCCAGGAGGTCCTGATCCGGCAGTCAAAGGTGGTGGTGTCCGCCCTGGACAGCCGAGTCTCCGTCATTGCCTCGCCCAGACGGTTCATTTTTGAATTTAAAAATGCGGCCACCCGGTCATAGGCCTTTTGGGTGGGATAGAGAATACGGCCAGCCTTGCCTTCAAGGCTGCCGTCACCATATCCGGTCATGGCATAAAATTTTTGATTGGCCCAAAGAATAATCCCCTGTCTTACAATGCAAAGCCCTATGGGCGCCCGGGAAAGGAATGCTGACATATCCTCAGCTAAGAGGGCACCTGCACCCATGGAGGGGGAAGAATCAGTTGCCGGAGCAGAATCAGCCTGTGTTGATTTGTTTGTTTGATCCCCTGTTGACATGAAAACCGACGTTATCCTCATTTCTATAAATTGACGAAAGTGCAGATAGTCTGGTAAGTATAGCAGACTTTTTTTACTAAGGCCCGGAAAAAAATGAACCCCATATCCCGATTATCCATTCTTTTGCCCTATTTTCCCGCCCTGGTTTCGGGTATGCTGCTGACCCTTGCCTTTCCGGATCACGCCCTATACCCTGTGGCCTTTTTTGCCCTGGTCCCCCTTTGGACATCCATGGCATCCATGGGCCCGCGCCAGGCCTTTTCTGCCGGCATGGTAACAGGCGTTTCCCATTTTTTAACCCTGATCTACTGGATTGTTCCCTGCCTGACCCGGTTCGGCAACCTCAATATTGGCCTAAGCCTGGCCTGCCTGGTGCTGCTCAGCCTCTATCTTGCCCTTTACACTGGCGGTTTTGCCTATATTTTAAACAAACTGGCCCCGCGGCCCTGGCTGGCCCCGTTCTGGGGCGGAACGGTCTGGGTGGGGCTGGAATTCATCCGGTCCCACGCCCTGACCGGGTTTCCCTGGGGCGTTCTGGGATACACCCAGTCTCCCAACATAGGTTTAGTCCAAATGGCCGACCTGACAGGGGTGCTGGGCATCTCCTTTGTGCTTCTGCTCTCCAACGGGATCTTGGCCCAGGCCTGGCTGGCCCTTGGGCCCCAAAACAGAATAAAATCGATTGTCCAAGAACAGAGAGGCGCCTGGATCTTTTCTCTTGTATTGGGAATCTTCCTGGTTGCAGGCGCCCATGCATATGGATTTTTCCGGCTGCCCCATGTTCAGACATGGATAAAATCAGCCCCGCACACAAAAATTTCAGTGGTCCAGGGCAATATTGAACAGGATCAAAAATGGGACAAGGCGTTCAAGGATTTTACTTTGGACCGGTATACATCCCTTTCCCTGAAGGCCTGCCCTGCAGACCTCATTGTATGGCCCGAGACGGCACTTCCCTTTTATTACGGCAGGGACCCGGTCTATTCCAGCCGGGTGGACCAGCTGATACGACAGACCCGCACCCATTTTCTTCTGGGCAGCCCGGCTGTTGACAGCCAAAAAGAGAGCATTTCATATTACAATAGGGCCTATATGCTCAACCCCCTGTCCATGGTCACAGGCACCTATGATAAAACCCATCTGGTTCCGTTTGGGGAATATGTGCCTTTCCAGAATCTGTTCTGGTTTGTAAAAAAGCTCACCCAGGCGGCCGGCAATTTTTCCCAAGGCAGAACAGGGGCGGTTCCCCTAAATTTTAAACCCCATAAAACCGGGGTGCTCATCTGCTTTGAAATCCTCTTTCCCGATATTTCAAGGGCCTTTGTCCAAAACGGGGCAGACATTCTCACCACCATCACCAATGATGCCTGGTTCGGCCAAACCTCGGCACCGGCCCAGCATTTTTCCTTTGGGGTGCTCAGGGCGGTTGAAAATAGAAGATCCCTTGTCAGGGCCGCCAATACCGGGATTTCAGGTTTCATAGATCCTTCAGGAAAAATCCTTTTGGCCACCCAGCTTTTTGTCCCTGCTGCAGCAACCCAAGACCTGCCGGCCCTGTCAAACATCACCTTTTATACCCGCCACGGTGATCTGATCGGTATTTTCGCCCTGGTTGCAATGGCCATGGGTTTTATGATAAAACCCATTAAAAATAAATTTAGGAGACTTGGACAATGAGTTTAGAATTTAAACAGATTATTTCATCCATTACTGCCAAAGCCAACAAACTCAAGGAGTATCTTTGACCTTCCT
It encodes:
- a CDS encoding response regulator, producing the protein MSAFLSRAPIGLCIVRQGIILWANQKFYAMTGYGDGSLEGKAGRILYPTQKAYDRVAAFLNSKMNRLGEAMTETRLSRADTTTFDCRIRTSWMDPDNPDKGTLVTASDITEFNAVQIQSRQAEKMEAIGVLAGGVSHDFNNLLMGIQGHISLMRVNLNRPEKVGGHLRQMGKLVKTGADLTSRLLGFARGGKYQITMLDINQVVSIALNVFQPGQKDIQIQADLADTLFSVDGDHSQLEQVVLNLLVNASQAMVDGGVLTIQTRNLKIGENHGFHFEIAPGPYVEILVKDTGIGMDETIQNKIFDPFFSTKAAGDTKGRGLGLSTVFGIVKNHGGFITVDSQKGEGSAFRVCLPGSGRSAPETETEKDPRFELMPRGSETILLVEDEEEILTLGNAFLEKLGYTPILARNGLEAVEMVRAGHSEIALVVLDLIMPVMDGKEAFFKIREISPEVKVLVSTGFTVDEEVETLLGKGCHGFLQKPYSMDKFSRTIRDILDRNEC
- the lnt gene encoding apolipoprotein N-acyltransferase, with protein sequence MNPISRLSILLPYFPALVSGMLLTLAFPDHALYPVAFFALVPLWTSMASMGPRQAFSAGMVTGVSHFLTLIYWIVPCLTRFGNLNIGLSLACLVLLSLYLALYTGGFAYILNKLAPRPWLAPFWGGTVWVGLEFIRSHALTGFPWGVLGYTQSPNIGLVQMADLTGVLGISFVLLLSNGILAQAWLALGPQNRIKSIVQEQRGAWIFSLVLGIFLVAGAHAYGFFRLPHVQTWIKSAPHTKISVVQGNIEQDQKWDKAFKDFTLDRYTSLSLKACPADLIVWPETALPFYYGRDPVYSSRVDQLIRQTRTHFLLGSPAVDSQKESISYYNRAYMLNPLSMVTGTYDKTHLVPFGEYVPFQNLFWFVKKLTQAAGNFSQGRTGAVPLNFKPHKTGVLICFEILFPDISRAFVQNGADILTTITNDAWFGQTSAPAQHFSFGVLRAVENRRSLVRAANTGISGFIDPSGKILLATQLFVPAAATQDLPALSNITFYTRHGDLIGIFALVAMAMGFMIKPIKNKFRRLGQ